The proteins below are encoded in one region of Sinorhizobium meliloti:
- a CDS encoding Hint domain-containing protein codes for MPDGQGSSPTNTARRHFIGLAAAAGARLAAFAAFSATVTSSAAAKEAGKRGIDLGLGRGRDGIGKGGPLCLLRGTAILTSKGETAIEDLRIGDLVKTVRGELLPVKWIGRHVYRRASSTWSESVVPIRIRRFALDEQTPRKDLYLSSGHALYIDGVFIRPSDLVNGTSIDPALPGDSDVLEYYQIVLATHEAVLAEGVPVETFRVEGSNYEEFTNGAEYAQLYPVGEHTSMKPFAKTVGYGGREHLNALLRLATHQLVAPRSPLEDVYVRVAARAGDLLS; via the coding sequence ATGCCCGACGGTCAAGGAAGCTCACCCACGAATACGGCGCGAAGACATTTCATCGGCTTGGCGGCCGCGGCGGGAGCCAGACTAGCCGCCTTCGCCGCGTTCTCCGCTACCGTGACGTCATCAGCGGCCGCCAAGGAGGCCGGAAAGCGGGGTATTGATCTAGGCCTTGGCCGTGGTCGCGACGGCATTGGCAAAGGCGGCCCACTGTGCCTGCTACGCGGCACGGCAATCCTCACGTCCAAGGGCGAGACGGCGATCGAAGACCTCCGAATAGGCGATCTCGTCAAGACGGTCCGCGGCGAATTGCTGCCGGTCAAATGGATAGGTCGCCACGTCTACCGGCGTGCGTCATCCACGTGGAGCGAGAGCGTGGTGCCAATCCGCATCCGCCGTTTCGCCCTTGACGAGCAAACGCCCCGCAAAGACCTCTATCTTTCCTCCGGTCACGCACTGTACATCGACGGCGTTTTTATCAGGCCGAGTGATCTCGTTAACGGAACGTCGATTGACCCGGCGCTGCCCGGCGACTCGGATGTGCTCGAATACTATCAGATCGTGCTCGCGACCCATGAAGCGGTCTTAGCAGAGGGTGTCCCGGTCGAGACTTTCCGTGTCGAGGGCTCCAATTATGAGGAGTTCACGAACGGCGCGGAGTACGCGCAGCTTTACCCCGTCGGTGAGCACACTTCGATGAAGCCCTTCGCCAAAACCGTTGGCTATGGCGGCAGGGAGCATCTGAACGCGCTTTTGCGACTTGCAACGCATCAACTCGTCGCGCCACGTTCACCCCTGGAGGACGTCTATGTGCGCGTGGCGGCACGCGCAGGCGATCTCTTGAGCTAA